The DNA region ATAGTGAATTGCTAAATTCAACCAGTGCCACTGAAGCTCACCTAATCATTCAGACCAACACACCCTACCTCAGCGGCACGCCAAGACCCGTGAGCTCCTCTGCTTTTTACATGTCGACAGCCAGGGTTTtaaaagaaggggaaataaataaGCCAGACCTGGCGACTTACatcattctgtttttctttctgctcttgaCTGTGACACTCATCGTGCTTTTCATAAACTGCCagctgaaaaattctttttttgctaGTCTTCCTTACGACAGATCGCTCCGAGAAGCGAGGAGCCCGTGGAGGACACAAGCTGTCTGACACTAGAACACAGCTGTGTATTCCAGCAGTAGCAGGCACCAGGGACCCTGTGCAATAAGGCGTTACTGCCATGTGCCAGTGAATGGATGTGACCCTCTTTAGAGGAATAGGCTGCATGGCAGGAAAAgattgatgaaaaaaaaacctgtatgcAAAACCAGAATAGCTGTAAATAAAAAGCTCTGTTGTGAACTAAAGAGAGAATGCTTTAGCCAATTTATACAGTTTTGTGCAAAAAATTGCCCCATGATTCCAGATTAAGCTCTATATGTATGCAAATGCCATCATCCCCCCATTCAGTGTCCATACAAGGATATTTGCATTAACAACAATCTCTGATTTGGGCATCTGGTGGAGCTTGTTACCCATGTTTATGAAACCGTAGCATCAAATGTAAAAACCACAGTGTATTTACCTAACGGCTCCATGCTGAGGATATGAGTTTACTTTGCAGACCCATTTCTCTCAACTGCTGCTGAAACTATGTGGTAATGCAGCGGGAGtcctgccaggcaggaggagaaaatgaaaaatgtttatttagaCTTTTGATTGTGATTCTGTTCAGGGTGTTTTTGATGTTTTACCGCATCATCGATCAGGTTTAAAGTTACCAGTTACGCAAAACCCTAAATACCTAAGGAATTTGTTATCAACTTTCTTAAGCTACAAAGGAAGTTATTTGCCACAGCATGAAACCAAAATAATCaggatggggagaaggaagaagagaaaataaatatcacTAATAGTGTGTAAACTCATGGAAGAGGAGGGCAGAGTGCTGCAAGTTCAGTACACAAAGTAGGCAACTTCTGGAAGCcataaaacacagttttataGGAATAGTTGCTTTAATATACAATTATCCCCACTCCTTGGTTTTATATAAGTCTAACACAATTAGAAGCATGCTTTATCAATACGGCAACAGCTTGACATAACACTGATCACTGACAAAAGGCACCATTTAAAATTAGTAGCTACCCAATTTTGTTCCTAAAGCTTCTGCTTAATCTTGTTAGCTGACATGATATTTTATAGATGCTTACTTCTAGTAAACTTGCAGTTACAGCACAAGTCCAGATCGAACTGCACAGCCCCCAGAACAGTATTTGTTATTCCCACAAACAGCAGGCAAcaggcttgttttgttttgttttgaccCCGGTAACTCTACATATAACTGAACTGCAGCTATCCAGAAACACAGAGTCCTAAACCCTATTTTTGCTCCGGCTTTTGCTCATGGATCAGCTATCAGAATGGTGTTCAAGTGGTGTCACATGCTGTGTCCCCAAACCCATTCTTACCATGCTGAGTACAGCAGAGGTGCTGtctgtatatatgtacataacTTATTTAATCCAAA from Falco biarmicus isolate bFalBia1 chromosome 8, bFalBia1.pri, whole genome shotgun sequence includes:
- the SMIM32 gene encoding small integral membrane protein 32, which translates into the protein MIQHISPKEVCWGNEGQDTRLTAFGLLLYGYRGGNLSKNMYSELLNSTSATEAHLIIQTNTPYLSGTPRPVSSSAFYMSTARVLKEGEINKPDLATYIILFFFLLLTVTLIVLFINCQLKNSFFASLPYDRSLREARSPWRTQAV